The window TATCTAACATATATTTTGGCCAAGCCTTATATTCAGAGCGGAAAAAAGGAGAGGTCTCCCATTGAATTCCATGGAAAAGGGGTTTGCCACAGATTTTCCTGACGGATAACACCCTACAAGCAGGATCCTTCATTGTTCCATCAATAATATCAATCACTTATCTAGATTTTTCTGGCTGCCAAATTATTAATTCATTCATCATTTTACTCTGCGGGAGAGACAATGCTTTGTGTTCAGACAACAAGATGAGGCATTAGGGTCCCAATCCAAGAGACATCTTACCCTTGTGTTGTATTAGGCAGCGTGGATTGGTGGCAGATCACAAGCAAGGAAATTACATTTCACATTAGTAGAATTTTATACTTTTAGTCACATTGAATACAATAGTCCAGGTTTTAGCTTCTGTTTCTTTTAGGTTTTCCAGAGACGTTCTGATGGTTCAGTTGATTTCCTTCGTAATTGGGAATCCTACAAGATGGGATTTGGCAGTCATCTATCTGAGTTCTGGTTGGGGAATGAAAATATTTCTAATATTACTTCATCAGGTAAGAGAAGACGTGTGTATAATCAGAATAATGTGCaaacatgtataatatataaatagttTGTAGTAAATTCTCTGTGACTTAGGATTGGCTTTCCTCACAGGTACCTGGGAGCTGCGCATTGATCTCCAGGACTTTGATTTCATAAACTCTTTTGCTAAATACAGTTCATTTAAAGTGATGGGAGAGAGTGAAAAATACAAGCTGGTGCTCGGGGGCTTTACTGGTGGGAATGCAGGTAAGAAGCAATGGTGTAATGGTGGATCTGTGGTAGACAGGTTATGGCTGTCTCTATAATATACTTGTGTCCTGCTGCAGGAGATTCTCTGTCCTACCATAACGGGATGATGTTCTCCACCCCGGACCAAGACAATGATCCTGATCCTAGAAGTTGTGTGGATCTGTACAAGGGAGCCTGGTGGTATAACCAATGTCATCAATCCAACCTGAACGGACTCTACCTTCCCGGGAAACATGACAGTTTTGCTAATGGAATTAATTGGCAATCAGGAAAAGGTTATAACTATTCCTACAGGAAATCAGAGATGAAAATCAGACGTGTGAAGTAAGGACAGGGGCTCAGTACTAGAGTCATCCTCTTCTGGGAAGTTCTCATAATGTCTGTCTAGCTGTCTTAGGTCCTGCAGGGGTTGTCACCCACCTTCTATAGGAGGTGCCATGTCCTGTATTAGTGTAAGAGATAAGATTACAATAAGTCTGCATAAGTTTGTGTTATCTTATATTTAGTGATGATTCTAGAGGAAATGTtctttaaagtacatctaccaccaggatgaaggattgtaaacccagcacactgacctactgatgtgcaccccctctggcaggatctgctcttctttaagcttcctatgccattgtttttaagaaaaaaaggctttaaaattatgcaaattatcctgaggggctccatccTCAACACAAATGAAGCCAAGAGTCCctcagcttcatttgcataattttaaaagccttttttgtataaacaagggcataagaagcttaaagaagagcagctcctgtcagaggggtgcacaccagtatgtcagtgcttgtatggtagatttcctttaatatataagTTGACAACTGGACATTTTTTATGTGGAGCTTCTTCTGTCTTTGCAAAACAAATGTAAAATCAATTTTATGACTGTATCCCTTGTTCTTATTATAACATATTTGGCTACAATTATCATAAGACATAAGCAGTTTCATCAACGGGTTATGTGGTGGCACCAAAAAGTTTTGTTCAAACTATAGCTGTGGAGAGTTATAAGAAACTGGAAGTaacagttctccttatggagactccCAATAAaagtcattgatgctccactcgGGTGATTCTGAGAAAAATgttaagttttccaggatgggataaggaaaaccactcctcttttatctactttgtaaggcagctcccttaacatcaagcatgacctttagGAAGCCTCATGAcatgattaaaaccaaaccagtatatctattccagaaggaacagaatccCAAGTGTAGACAAcaatgtttcgacctggttgggtctcttcagtacagcgtagggaactggtttggctccgTGAGATGCTCACTTAAACGGGTtgcccactcttttacataaattgcccatgtgcctttactgccttaataataatctctgaatgtTCAACAATTGATtaatcatccctgatgcttcctttagtgctgtctgtaaaCTCTCTCTGGATCTTTGTATATATGTCAGAGAGACTCATCCTGCTCCACCCTCCTCTCTCCCTGTGTATGCCAGTGAGATGGACTGAGTgaaaaacacacactggaggctgccattaggacggactgagagaaaaacacacactggaggctgccattaggacggactgagagaacaacacacactggaggctgccattaggacggactgagagaacaacacacactggaggctgccattaggacggacagagagaacaacacacactggaggctgccattaggacggactaagagaaaaacacacactggaggctgccattaggacggactaagagaacaacacacactggaggctgccattaggacggactgagagaaaaacacacactggaggctgccattaggacggactgaaaGAAAAACACACACTGGATGCTGCCATTAGGATGGACTAAGAGAACAATTATTAATTTCCAATAGTCGCCCAGCTGGTGACCAAAAAAACCCTTATCCAGCAGGGCTATAGTGAGTGGTtggttaaaacataacctttattagATACATTATTTAAGAGCAAGACGTGAGTGTTTAAAATTACAAATAGATggcgtctagagatgagcgaacatgctcgtccgagcttgatgctcggtcgagcattagggtactcgaaactgctcgttgctcggacgaatacttcgcccgctcgagaaaatggcagctcccgccgttttgctttttggcggccagaaacagagccaatcacaagccaggagactctgcactccacccagcatgacgtggtacccttacacgtcgatagcagtggttggctggccagatcaggtgaccctgggatagactagccgctgcccgcgctgctcggatcattctgtctctggatgccgctagggagagagctgctgctggtcagggaaagcgttagggtgttctattagcttactgttaggcaggagtgattctcaaagaacccaacagcccttcttagggctacaataacgttctactttttttattttaatttgcatctagtaccattttgtgaggaattagcagggggacttgctaccgttgtgtttagctcttagtggcacacatatccatagcaaagaccgaagtgggaaaattcagtaggggttggatttcaattaggcactaactcagtgtcatctcatctggcatagtagtgtgctttgatacttggctagaaaatag is drawn from Engystomops pustulosus chromosome 9, aEngPut4.maternal, whole genome shotgun sequence and contains these coding sequences:
- the LOC140077648 gene encoding ficolin-1-like, encoding MFSLAFMVLFLAITVANTEDTCPGGSECLNVLRGCPGAPGAKGEKGERGPPGERGPGGSTGRPGPPGIQGDAGAPGPQGLKGDKGDPGSPEVLYTAGDCKSLLEKGFTLSDWYIIYPDGKQPLRVLCDMHTDGGGWTVFQRRSDGSVDFLRNWESYKMGFGSHLSEFWLGNENISNITSSGTWELRIDLQDFDFINSFAKYSSFKVMGESEKYKLVLGGFTGGNAGDSLSYHNGMMFSTPDQDNDPDPRSCVDLYKGAWWYNQCHQSNLNGLYLPGKHDSFANGINWQSGKGYNYSYRKSEMKIRRVK